Below is a window of Agrobacterium vitis DNA.
GAACATTTCAATGTCCAACACCCCCAAGAGGCGCGGCAGACATGGCGACGACCCATACCCATTCCTCGGCCCGATGGATGATGGCCCCTTCGGTTATCCTGCTGTTTGCATGGATGATTGTGCCGCTGGCCATGACCATCTATTTTTCAACTCTGAACTATAATCTGCTGATGCCCGGCGTGCATGACTTCGTCGGCCTACTGAATTACGAATATTTCCTCACCGATCCGGCGTTTTTTGCAGCCCTCACCAACACTCTGATATTGGTGGGTGGCGTGCTGGCCATTTCCATCATTGGCGGCATTGCGCTGGCACTGCTGCTGGATCAGCCGATGTTTGGCCAAGGCATTGTCCGCATTCTGGTGATTTCACCGTTTTTCATCATGCCAACCGTGGCCGCCCTTGTGTGGAAAAACATGCTGATGAACCCGGTGAACGGCTTGTTTGCCTTTGCCTTCCGCGCCGTTGGGCTGGAGCCGCTGGATTGGCTGGCAACCATTCCGCTGCTCTCCATCATCATCATTGTCGCATGGCAATGGCTGCCGTTTGCCACCCTGATCCTGCTCACCGCCCTGCAATCGCTGGACGAGGAGCAGAAGGAAGCCGCCGAAATGGATGGCGCAGGGCCGATCTCGAAATTCATCTATATCACCCTGCCGCACATGGCCCGCGCCATCACCGTGGTGGTGTTGATTGAGACGATCTTCCTGCTCTCGGTCTTTGCTGAAATTCTCGTGACCACCAATGGCGGACCCGGCACGGACAGCACCAACCTGACCTACCTGATCTACAATCAGGCCCTGCTGCAATTTGACATTGGCGGCGCATCCGCAGGCGGCATTGTGGCTGTGGTACTGGCCAATATCGTTGCCCTTTTCCTGATCCGCCTCATCGGCAAGAACCTGGAGAG
It encodes the following:
- a CDS encoding carbohydrate ABC transporter permease; translation: MATTHTHSSARWMMAPSVILLFAWMIVPLAMTIYFSTLNYNLLMPGVHDFVGLLNYEYFLTDPAFFAALTNTLILVGGVLAISIIGGIALALLLDQPMFGQGIVRILVISPFFIMPTVAALVWKNMLMNPVNGLFAFAFRAVGLEPLDWLATIPLLSIIIIVAWQWLPFATLILLTALQSLDEEQKEAAEMDGAGPISKFIYITLPHMARAITVVVLIETIFLLSVFAEILVTTNGGPGTDSTNLTYLIYNQALLQFDIGGASAGGIVAVVLANIVALFLIRLIGKNLES